One stretch of Saccharopolyspora erythraea DNA includes these proteins:
- a CDS encoding S1 family peptidase produces the protein MGTWRKSAAVLGVAAMACATALATTATAGADEPGTYIVGGGEVQTETPWISALHNGGSFTCTSSIVASTWVITAAHCVDGGGDFSVRIGSLQRSSGGTEAQVSEVFIHPDYNWPTSDIALLKLDREVQTEYSPLATAEDLADGQAATVMGWGSEKPDWSGPLPENLKYADGTVSDATCELDNLSTPVLCTDTDGSVAGGDSGGPVLVKSPATGRIVQGGVCAIGHQPAGSGWAGYTSVVAHADWIAQTMGTA, from the coding sequence ATGGGAACCTGGCGGAAATCCGCGGCGGTGCTGGGCGTGGCGGCGATGGCCTGCGCCACGGCGCTGGCCACCACCGCGACGGCCGGTGCCGACGAGCCCGGCACCTACATCGTGGGCGGCGGTGAGGTGCAGACCGAGACGCCGTGGATCTCAGCGCTGCACAACGGCGGTTCGTTCACCTGCACCTCGTCCATCGTGGCCAGCACCTGGGTGATCACCGCCGCGCACTGCGTCGACGGCGGCGGCGACTTCTCGGTGCGCATCGGCTCGCTGCAACGCAGCAGCGGCGGCACCGAGGCGCAGGTGTCGGAAGTCTTCATCCACCCCGACTACAACTGGCCCACCAGCGACATCGCGCTGCTCAAGCTCGACCGGGAGGTGCAGACCGAGTACTCGCCGCTGGCCACCGCCGAGGACCTGGCCGACGGCCAGGCCGCCACCGTGATGGGCTGGGGCTCGGAGAAGCCGGACTGGTCGGGCCCGCTGCCGGAGAACCTCAAGTACGCCGACGGCACCGTCAGCGACGCCACCTGCGAGCTGGACAACCTCAGCACCCCGGTGCTGTGCACCGACACCGACGGCAGCGTCGCAGGCGGCGACTCGGGCGGTCCGGTGCTGGTCAAGAGCCCGGCGACCGGCCGGATCGTGCAGGGCGGCGTCTGCGCCATCGGCCACCAGCCCGCGGGCAGCGGCTGGGCCGGCTACACCAGCGTCGTCGCGCACGCCGACTGGATCGCCCAGACCATGGGCACCGCCTGA
- a CDS encoding YwaF family protein translates to MEPLLVERTFTPYGPSHWVLMGLIVVGSVVLAVLGRGWGAVASRRFARGFALVMLAFLVPMLVYRQLPSQWDVEVSLPLHLCDLAWMTAAYALWTRSQWAYALTYYWGLTLTPQAMITPALDAPDFPHLDFIDFWAQHLVVVWAAAFLTWGMDMRPDWRDYWRSVAVTFAWGVAVLVFNEWAGTNYGFLNSKPENPSLLDLMGGWPWYLGVELVVGMAAWALVTWPWTRQRVQGMAKPC, encoded by the coding sequence GTGGAACCGCTCCTGGTGGAGCGCACCTTCACCCCGTACGGGCCGTCGCACTGGGTGCTGATGGGCCTGATCGTCGTGGGCTCGGTGGTGCTGGCGGTGCTGGGCCGCGGCTGGGGCGCGGTCGCGTCCCGGCGGTTCGCTCGCGGGTTCGCGCTGGTGATGCTGGCCTTCCTGGTCCCGATGCTGGTCTACCGGCAGCTGCCGTCGCAGTGGGACGTGGAGGTGTCGCTGCCGCTGCACCTGTGCGACCTGGCGTGGATGACCGCGGCCTACGCGCTGTGGACGCGCAGCCAGTGGGCCTACGCGCTGACCTACTACTGGGGTCTCACGCTGACCCCGCAGGCCATGATCACCCCGGCGCTGGACGCCCCCGACTTCCCGCATCTGGATTTCATCGACTTCTGGGCGCAGCACCTGGTGGTGGTGTGGGCTGCGGCATTCCTCACCTGGGGAATGGACATGCGCCCGGACTGGCGCGACTACTGGCGGTCGGTGGCGGTCACCTTCGCGTGGGGTGTCGCGGTTCTGGTTTTCAACGAATGGGCGGGCACCAATTACGGGTTCCTCAACAGCAAACCCGAGAACCCGTCGCTGCTGGACCTGATGGGCGGCTGGCCCTGGTACCTGGGGGTCGAGCTCGTGGTCGGGATGGCGGCCTGGGCGCTGGTGACCTGGCCGTGGACCCGGCAGCGGGTTCAGGGCATGGCGAAGCCCTGCTGA
- a CDS encoding tRNA (cytidine(34)-2'-O)-methyltransferase has protein sequence MFHVVFYHPEIPGNTGNAIRMAAGSGAALHLIEPLGFSVDDAKLRRAGLDYHDRAALHVHPDLDAAWTALRPDRVFAFSSSATLSYETVAYRPGDVLMFGPESVGLPPELLEADYVTPLRIPMLPGNRSLNLANSAAIAVYEAWRQQGFAMP, from the coding sequence GTGTTCCACGTCGTCTTCTACCACCCCGAGATCCCGGGCAACACCGGGAACGCGATCCGCATGGCCGCCGGTTCCGGCGCCGCCCTGCACCTGATCGAACCGCTGGGGTTCTCGGTGGACGACGCGAAGCTGCGCAGGGCAGGGCTGGACTACCACGACCGCGCCGCCCTGCACGTGCACCCGGATCTGGACGCGGCGTGGACGGCGCTGCGCCCGGACCGGGTGTTCGCGTTCAGCTCGTCGGCCACCCTCTCCTACGAGACGGTGGCCTACCGCCCCGGCGACGTGCTGATGTTCGGGCCGGAGTCGGTCGGACTGCCCCCGGAACTGCTCGAAGCCGACTACGTCACGCCGCTGCGGATCCCGATGCTGCCCGGCAACCGCTCGCTCAACCTCGCCAACTCCGCGGCCATCGCCGTCTACGAGGCGTGGCGTCAGCAGGGCTTCGCCATGCCCTGA
- a CDS encoding SDR family oxidoreductase: protein MNPFAGKKAIVAGGSRGIGRAVVRRLTAGGADVVFSYATDDAAAHELTAELTGLGAKIWAVRADSGSPEQVEHLFTEADAHLGGLDVLVGNAGITSASPLAEVTAAEYDRVMAVNARGAFLAIQHAARRMGEGGRIVNITSMSTAYATPGESVYAASKAAVEQFTRVAAKELAPRGITVNAVAPGPTDTGLLRGAVPAEALEATAAMIPLGRLGEPADIADVVALLAGPDSHWVTGHTVLATGGLV, encoded by the coding sequence ATGAATCCATTCGCAGGGAAGAAGGCGATCGTCGCCGGCGGCTCACGGGGCATCGGCAGGGCCGTGGTGCGGCGGCTGACCGCCGGCGGAGCCGACGTCGTGTTCAGCTACGCCACCGACGACGCGGCCGCCCACGAGCTCACCGCCGAACTCACCGGACTCGGCGCGAAGATCTGGGCCGTGCGGGCCGACTCCGGCTCCCCCGAGCAGGTGGAGCACCTGTTCACCGAGGCCGACGCCCACCTGGGCGGGCTGGACGTGCTGGTCGGCAACGCCGGGATCACCTCGGCGAGCCCGCTCGCCGAGGTCACCGCCGCCGAGTACGACCGGGTCATGGCGGTCAACGCGCGGGGCGCCTTCCTGGCGATCCAGCACGCCGCCCGGCGGATGGGCGAGGGCGGGCGGATCGTCAACATCACCAGCATGAGCACCGCCTACGCGACGCCGGGCGAATCCGTCTACGCCGCGAGCAAGGCGGCCGTCGAGCAGTTCACCCGGGTCGCTGCCAAGGAGCTCGCACCGCGCGGGATCACCGTCAACGCCGTCGCACCCGGCCCGACCGACACCGGCCTGCTGCGCGGCGCCGTGCCCGCGGAGGCGCTGGAGGCCACCGCCGCGATGATCCCGCTCGGCAGGCTCGGCGAGCCGGCCGACATCGCCGATGTCGTCGCGCTGCTGGCCGGGCCGGACTCGCACTGGGTCACCGGGCACACCGTGCTGGCCACGGGCGGACTCGTGTGA
- a CDS encoding helix-turn-helix transcriptional regulator, whose protein sequence is MLETSARLLRLLGLLQGRRDWSGPQLADRLGVSARTVRADVERLRGLGYPVHATPGASGGYRLGAGAALPPLLLDDEEAVAVAVGLRTAATGGVSGIDETSLRALAKLEQVLPSRLRHRVGAMQSYVQPVSSGGPAVDAGLLATIAAACRDREGLRLDYTGHDGVASARAVQPHRLVHTGRRWYLVAWDTGRDDWRTFRVDRIRLRTPGGPRFVPREPPEGGFAAHVARGVAATLWDYRARVRVHAPADVVAARVPPTAWLVEAVDEHRCVVEAGADSPHRLAVYLGALDLDFEVLDAPELRAATRRLADRYGRA, encoded by the coding sequence ATGCTGGAAACCTCCGCCCGGCTGCTCCGCCTGCTGGGACTGCTGCAGGGCAGGCGCGACTGGTCCGGTCCCCAACTCGCGGACCGGCTCGGGGTGTCGGCCCGCACCGTCCGCGCCGACGTGGAAAGGCTGCGCGGGCTGGGTTACCCGGTGCACGCCACTCCGGGTGCGTCCGGCGGCTACCGCCTCGGTGCCGGTGCCGCGCTCCCGCCGCTGCTGCTCGACGACGAGGAGGCCGTCGCGGTCGCCGTCGGGCTGCGCACCGCGGCCACCGGCGGAGTGAGCGGCATCGACGAGACCTCGCTGCGGGCGCTGGCCAAGCTCGAGCAGGTGCTGCCGTCGAGGCTCCGGCACCGCGTCGGTGCCATGCAGAGCTACGTGCAGCCGGTCTCCAGTGGCGGTCCGGCGGTCGACGCCGGGCTTCTGGCCACCATCGCGGCGGCCTGCCGCGACCGCGAAGGGCTGCGGTTGGACTACACCGGGCACGACGGAGTCGCGAGCGCCCGCGCGGTGCAGCCGCACCGCCTGGTCCACACCGGACGCCGCTGGTACCTGGTCGCCTGGGACACCGGGCGCGACGACTGGCGCACTTTCCGGGTCGACCGCATCCGGCTGCGCACACCCGGCGGTCCGCGCTTCGTCCCGCGCGAACCGCCGGAGGGCGGGTTCGCCGCCCACGTCGCGCGCGGCGTCGCCGCGACCCTGTGGGACTACCGGGCCCGGGTGCGGGTGCACGCTCCCGCCGATGTCGTCGCGGCGCGCGTCCCGCCGACGGCCTGGCTGGTCGAGGCGGTCGACGAACACCGCTGCGTGGTAGAGGCGGGCGCGGACTCGCCGCACCGGCTCGCGGTCTACCTCGGCGCGCTCGACCTCGACTTCGAGGTCCTCGACGCCCCGGAGCTGCGCGCCGCGACGCGCAGGCTCGCCGACCGGTACGGGCGGGCCTGA
- the lysA gene encoding diaminopimelate decarboxylase codes for MTLAELIPSLRTWLPTRLDERIWPDRTTALPDGDITVGGVSLAHLAETFDTPGYVVDAATVRARCRAYRAALPDAEIAYAGKAFLCREMAALVADEGLSLDVCSAGELATALAAGVPARRILLHGNAKPDRELRAALTAGVGRVVLDSLGEIDRLGALATRRQDVLVRVTPGVDGHTHRAVTTGVDDQKFGFPLGHAAEAVEHVRRQPRLELAGLHCHIGSQITDVGVYEEAVRRLVAFMAEIALRHGTCPRQLNIGGGHAVAYRSGDAEFDLHGLAARIGRVLAFECRKHGLAVPRLTLEPGRAIAARAGLTLYRVVTVKRGTRTFVAVDGGFADNPRPALYGASYEVRLLGRASTAPGAPVTVVGRHCEAGDVLVPDAVLPADVRAGDLLVVPCTGAYHHCMASNYNMVARPPVVAISDGAARPWVRRETEEDLLRRDS; via the coding sequence GTGACCCTCGCCGAGCTGATCCCCAGCCTGCGGACCTGGTTGCCGACGCGACTGGACGAGCGGATCTGGCCGGACCGCACGACGGCGCTGCCCGACGGCGACATCACCGTCGGTGGTGTCTCCCTGGCGCACCTGGCCGAGACCTTCGACACCCCCGGCTACGTCGTGGACGCCGCCACCGTCCGGGCCCGCTGCCGCGCCTACCGGGCGGCGCTGCCCGACGCCGAGATCGCCTACGCGGGCAAGGCGTTCCTGTGCCGTGAGATGGCCGCGCTGGTGGCGGACGAGGGCCTGTCGCTCGACGTGTGCTCCGCCGGGGAGCTCGCCACCGCCCTGGCCGCGGGCGTGCCGGCTCGCCGGATCCTGTTGCACGGCAACGCCAAACCGGACCGCGAGCTGCGCGCGGCGCTTACCGCGGGCGTCGGGCGCGTGGTGCTCGACTCGCTCGGCGAGATCGACCGGCTGGGCGCGCTTGCCACCCGCCGCCAGGACGTGCTGGTCCGCGTCACCCCTGGCGTCGACGGCCACACTCACCGCGCGGTGACCACCGGCGTCGACGACCAGAAGTTCGGGTTCCCGCTGGGTCACGCCGCCGAGGCGGTCGAACACGTCCGGCGGCAGCCCCGGCTCGAACTCGCCGGCCTGCACTGCCACATCGGCTCGCAGATCACCGACGTCGGCGTCTACGAGGAAGCCGTGCGGCGCCTGGTCGCGTTCATGGCCGAGATCGCGCTGCGCCACGGCACGTGCCCGCGGCAGCTCAACATCGGCGGCGGGCATGCCGTCGCCTACCGCAGCGGCGACGCGGAGTTCGACCTGCACGGCCTCGCCGCCCGGATCGGCCGGGTGCTGGCCTTCGAGTGCCGCAAGCACGGGCTGGCCGTGCCGCGGCTGACGCTGGAGCCGGGCCGCGCCATCGCGGCTCGTGCCGGGCTGACGCTGTACCGCGTCGTCACCGTCAAGCGCGGTACCCGCACCTTCGTCGCGGTCGACGGCGGCTTCGCCGACAACCCGCGACCCGCGCTCTACGGCGCCAGCTACGAGGTGCGGCTGCTGGGCCGCGCCAGCACCGCGCCCGGCGCACCGGTCACCGTCGTGGGCCGCCACTGCGAGGCGGGCGACGTGCTGGTGCCCGACGCCGTGCTGCCCGCCGACGTCCGCGCCGGCGACCTGCTGGTGGTGCCGTGCACGGGCGCCTACCACCACTGCATGGCGTCGAACTACAACATGGTCGCCAGGCCGCCGGTCGTCGCGATCAGCGACGGTGCGGCGCGCCCGTGGGTGCGCCGCGAAACCGAGGAGGACCTGCTGCGTCGCGACTCCTGA